From Methanotorris formicicus Mc-S-70, a single genomic window includes:
- a CDS encoding phospholipase D-like domain-containing protein — MDFNTFLLIVLLILLTILMLMISIINKKIKILIQALEDTTEEIIDEERDIVVLNDEKYFYYVLNIIKSAEREIDIIMFSMFRCKQTEELLNALIEARKRGVMVRIILNKEVESNKEAKNYLASERISVKYSKTRVHNKLVIVDDIVVVGSHNWTDSGLFENKESSIAIRDKKVLKEEKEYFEALWERL, encoded by the coding sequence GTGGATTTTAATACATTCTTATTGATTGTATTGTTAATATTGCTAACAATCCTGATGCTTATGATTTCAATAATAAACAAAAAAATAAAAATCCTAATACAGGCATTAGAAGACACTACAGAAGAGATTATTGATGAAGAAAGAGATATTGTTGTTTTAAATGATGAAAAATACTTTTATTATGTTCTAAACATCATAAAATCTGCAGAAAGGGAAATTGATATTATAATGTTTTCCATGTTTAGATGCAAACAAACAGAAGAACTACTAAATGCCCTAATTGAAGCAAGAAAAAGGGGAGTTATGGTAAGGATAATTTTAAATAAAGAAGTGGAATCAAACAAAGAAGCAAAAAACTACTTAGCAAGTGAGAGAATCTCTGTTAAATATTCAAAAACACGAGTGCATAATAAGTTGGTTATTGTTGATGATATTGTTGTTGTAGGTAGCCACAATTGGACAGATAGCGGATTATTTGAAAATAAGGAATCAAGTATCGCTATTAGGGATAAAAAAGTTTTAAAAGAAGAGAAAGAGTACTTTGAAGCATTGTGGGAAAGATTGTAG
- a CDS encoding TIGR00153 family protein — protein MSIFFFKRKPEREVIEFIKYHIGLSKKAIAILKEFLDNKDKEYLNEITSIEKEGDEIRKKAILKLYEAFLPSMRRELNYSIEILDEVLDSVNHGAKIYDLMTFELDNNIKEKCKLVLDMSIEMLDCLINAVNAFEERGDFNECIKIIKMREEEIDDIHHEIYRYMVNMEINNFWEGKLMSDLVDMITNISDLIEDVANEFQVIYLS, from the coding sequence ATGTCCATATTTTTCTTCAAAAGAAAACCAGAAAGAGAAGTCATAGAATTTATAAAATACCACATAGGGTTATCAAAAAAAGCAATAGCAATACTAAAAGAATTTTTAGACAATAAAGACAAAGAATATCTAAACGAAATTACATCCATAGAAAAAGAAGGGGATGAAATAAGGAAAAAGGCAATATTAAAACTTTATGAGGCATTTCTTCCAAGTATGAGGAGGGAGTTAAATTACTCAATAGAAATTTTGGATGAAGTATTAGATAGTGTAAATCATGGAGCGAAGATATACGATTTGATGACTTTTGAGTTAGACAACAACATAAAAGAAAAGTGCAAATTGGTTCTTGACATGTCCATTGAGATGCTTGATTGTTTGATAAATGCGGTTAATGCCTTTGAAGAGAGAGGGGACTTTAATGAATGTATAAAAATAATAAAAATGAGGGAGGAGGAAATTGATGACATCCATCATGAGATTTATAGATACATGGTCAATATGGAAATCAATAATTTTTGGGAAGGGAAATTGATGAGTGATCTTGTGGATATGATTACAAATATAAGTGATTTAATTGAAGATGTGGCAAATGAATTTCAAGTAATATACTTAAGTTAA
- a CDS encoding glycosyltransferase family 2 protein has translation MIAVIPMFNEERNILKVLKDLEELGIDAVVVDDGSEDNSINIVEEFSKKSKNNIYLIKKEKNEGKARALKDGTEFALKLNPEYIVYMDGDYQHKPKDIPKMIEKLKKGNADAVFGIRRYKYIPIHRQVSNFLASLIMSLVVTFYSGKIYIFKDIQCGYRIIKAKFLKNVYFGEGYSVEHLIALQLAKRKAKIIGEYVDIEYHPDATSYITTKKILDVVKEVAKFVLKGTPKNKVIFAISMLNAIKIIKSIIPPIQL, from the coding sequence ATGATTGCTGTTATTCCTATGTTTAATGAGGAAAGGAATATATTGAAGGTTTTGAAGGATTTGGAGGAATTGGGGATTGATGCGGTTGTTGTGGATGATGGGAGTGAAGATAACTCCATAAACATTGTTGAGGAGTTTTCAAAAAAATCAAAAAATAACATATATCTAATAAAAAAAGAAAAAAATGAGGGTAAAGCAAGAGCATTGAAAGATGGTACAGAGTTTGCGTTGAAGTTAAACCCAGAGTATATTGTATATATGGATGGGGATTATCAGCATAAACCAAAAGATATTCCAAAGATGATAGAAAAATTAAAAAAGGGAAATGCAGATGCTGTTTTTGGGATTAGGAGATATAAGTATATTCCAATCCACAGGCAGGTATCCAATTTTTTAGCGAGTTTGATAATGTCTTTGGTAGTGACATTCTATTCAGGAAAAATTTATATTTTTAAGGACATCCAATGTGGATATAGGATAATAAAGGCGAAATTTTTAAAAAATGTTTATTTTGGGGAAGGATACAGTGTTGAGCACCTAATAGCATTACAACTTGCAAAAAGGAAGGCAAAGATTATTGGGGAGTATGTGGATATTGAGTATCATCCAGATGCAACTTCGTACATAACCACTAAGAAGATTTTGGATGTTGTAAAAGAGGTGGCAAAGTTTGTTTTAAAAGGAACTCCAAAAAATAAGGTAATATTTGCCATATCTATGTTAAATGCCATTAAAATAATAAAATCAATAATTCCACCAATTCAATTATAA
- a CDS encoding acetylornithine transaminase produces the protein MEQIKYMEEEKKYHLQTYGRLPVVLVKGEGMYVYDIDGKKYIDFLAGIGVNNVGHCHPKVVEAIKKQAETLIHTSNIYYTIPQIELAKKLVNLSGLNRVFFCNSGAEANEAGIKLARKYAKEILGKDGGEIITMENAFHGRTITTITATPKPKYQKGYEPLAPGFKYVTFNDIEALKENITNKTVAIMIEPVQGEGGIHVADKEYLKAVRDLCDDKNLVLIFDEVQCGMGRTGKMFAYEHYGIEPDILTLAKALGGGVPIGAMLSKEEVAKAMGYGDHGTTFGGNPLACSSALATVEVIEGILGHVEEMGRYFKGRLETLKEKYPFIKEVRGLGLMLGMELEFNGGEIVKKMLEKGYLINCTSDVVLRFLPPLIVEKEHIDGLIEALDEIFSEINNK, from the coding sequence ATGGAACAGATAAAATACATGGAAGAGGAAAAAAAGTATCATTTACAAACTTACGGAAGATTACCTGTTGTTTTGGTTAAAGGAGAAGGAATGTATGTTTATGATATTGATGGAAAAAAATATATAGACTTCCTTGCAGGGATTGGTGTTAATAATGTAGGGCATTGCCATCCAAAGGTTGTTGAGGCAATAAAGAAACAGGCAGAAACCTTAATCCACACATCAAACATCTACTACACAATTCCGCAAATAGAACTTGCAAAAAAACTCGTTAATTTGAGTGGGTTAAATAGGGTGTTCTTCTGCAACAGTGGGGCTGAGGCAAATGAGGCAGGTATAAAATTAGCAAGAAAATACGCAAAGGAAATTTTAGGCAAAGATGGTGGAGAAATTATAACAATGGAAAATGCCTTCCATGGAAGGACAATAACAACAATAACTGCAACACCAAAACCAAAATATCAGAAAGGATATGAACCATTAGCCCCTGGATTTAAATATGTCACATTTAATGACATTGAGGCGTTAAAGGAAAACATAACAAATAAAACGGTTGCCATAATGATTGAGCCAGTTCAAGGAGAAGGAGGAATACACGTCGCTGATAAGGAATATTTAAAAGCAGTTAGGGATTTGTGCGATGATAAGAATTTGGTTTTGATATTTGATGAGGTTCAATGTGGAATGGGAAGGACTGGAAAGATGTTTGCTTATGAGCATTATGGCATAGAACCAGATATCTTAACTCTTGCTAAAGCATTAGGTGGAGGTGTGCCAATAGGTGCAATGCTTTCTAAGGAGGAAGTAGCAAAGGCAATGGGTTATGGAGACCATGGAACAACCTTTGGAGGAAATCCATTGGCATGTTCTTCCGCATTAGCAACAGTTGAGGTTATTGAGGGCATTTTGGGACATGTTGAGGAGATGGGAAGATACTTTAAGGGTAGATTGGAAACATTAAAGGAAAAGTATCCATTTATAAAAGAGGTTAGAGGCTTAGGATTGATGCTTGGGATGGAGTTGGAATTTAATGGGGGAGAAATTGTTAAAAAGATGCTTGAGAAGGGCTATTTAATAAATTGCACATCTGATGTTGTTTTGAGGTTTTTACCACCTTTAATTGTTGAAAAGGAACATATAGATGGATTAATTGAGGCATTGGATGAGATATTTAGTGAAATAAACAACAAATAA
- a CDS encoding inorganic phosphate transporter → MIAIIEILIGLYISLVIGANDAANALGTTVGAKLMSYKKAVLLFGIFVLIGCLNGYNVGHTMSSIVSGDITLPLIIAGVIITFLTSKKIPISTHQVIVSALVGLNLNSADLNLFVKIVSSWIISPILAGVLAYVIYKIFEKLEIPILKRENFLKYGLVFSGGLIAYNLGANDLPTVLGTISNELSIFIVGAVALWFGALFFGKGVSETVGLELVELNPLPAFIAQLSAGLAVFVFTQFGMPVSTTQAIIGGVVGVGLTKGIKTVSWRTLRNVVLGWVSAPTFALIIGYLIQPHF, encoded by the coding sequence GTGATTGCAATAATTGAGATACTTATTGGGTTGTATATATCTCTTGTAATAGGGGCAAATGATGCTGCTAATGCTCTTGGCACAACCGTTGGAGCAAAGTTAATGAGTTATAAAAAGGCGGTTCTTTTATTTGGAATTTTTGTTCTCATTGGGTGTTTAAATGGTTATAATGTTGGGCATACGATGAGTTCTATTGTAAGTGGGGATATAACACTGCCTCTAATAATAGCAGGGGTAATAATAACCTTCCTAACATCAAAAAAAATTCCCATCTCTACGCATCAAGTAATCGTTTCTGCATTGGTTGGTTTAAATTTAAATTCCGCTGATTTGAATCTTTTTGTTAAAATTGTTAGTAGTTGGATTATATCCCCAATCCTTGCAGGGGTTTTGGCATACGTAATTTACAAGATTTTTGAGAAATTGGAAATTCCGATATTGAAGAGAGAAAATTTTTTAAAATATGGGTTGGTATTTAGTGGGGGTTTAATTGCATACAACTTGGGGGCAAATGATTTACCAACAGTCCTTGGAACCATATCTAATGAGTTATCAATCTTTATTGTTGGGGCCGTTGCCTTATGGTTTGGGGCATTGTTTTTTGGAAAGGGGGTTTCAGAAACTGTTGGATTGGAACTTGTTGAACTAAATCCACTTCCTGCATTTATCGCCCAATTATCTGCTGGATTGGCGGTGTTTGTATTTACCCAATTCGGAATGCCAGTCTCTACAACCCAAGCAATTATTGGTGGAGTTGTTGGAGTGGGGTTAACGAAGGGAATTAAGACAGTAAGTTGGAGAACACTGAGAAATGTTGTGTTAGGATGGGTCTCTGCCCCAACATTTGCTCTAATTATTGGTTATTTAATACAACCTCATTTTTAA
- a CDS encoding tetratricopeptide repeat protein, whose protein sequence is MFEFLASSPIVEFFVNYGWLGFIAYIFLVYGWLFLLGIELKSRGLFEDWIFMLTYGVAWIIAWVIAGGIAWGIVGGIAGGIMWIIAWVIAGGIAWGIVGEIIAGIAWVVAWIIAGGIAWVVAWGIVGDIVMGISWGIAWILAGGIAWIMAKEIAWWVIEEMVKSKYGRALRYLENNDPNNCLKYLNQLLYLLKNYEDDEKPYFNENLANKVISLKNNLALIEKANNYYNSGNYKEALKLYKKIINKNPELREILGIKHKELIAIKKIPTEEIQKIDESLKNEELEELKHEEQPSVESHLTKAKELSSNALSLFNQNKLGDAIDKWMEAIEQYKKAKKIAKLNEDEEIMGPINKNIKILVNNALKAGIMLICDGLGCDVQNTLSKVNEFESFLNRHRNYLDVEEYDQYQKVLGELGIKTKLKIVELGVGEAISLKSKNDYLKAREILKNALKLLENVENEVKSKKINMFNKQINTLKTQIENELSHIKNILLEDESPIDIQLNQINSTPDKENKT, encoded by the coding sequence ATGTTTGAATTTTTGGCTAGCAGTCCCATTGTTGAGTTCTTTGTAAATTATGGGTGGTTGGGATTTATCGCATATATTTTTTTAGTTTATGGATGGTTATTTTTGTTAGGTATTGAGTTAAAGAGTAGGGGGCTTTTTGAGGATTGGATTTTTATGTTAACCTATGGGGTTGCATGGATAATCGCATGGGTAATTGCAGGAGGAATTGCATGGGGAATTGTTGGCGGAATTGCAGGAGGGATTATGTGGATAATCGCATGGGTAATTGCAGGAGGAATTGCATGGGGAATTGTTGGAGAGATTATAGCAGGAATTGCTTGGGTAGTTGCATGGATAATTGCTGGAGGTATTGCATGGGTAGTTGCATGGGGAATTGTGGGGGATATTGTAATGGGAATTTCATGGGGTATTGCGTGGATACTTGCAGGAGGAATTGCGTGGATAATGGCGAAGGAAATCGCATGGTGGGTTATTGAGGAAATGGTAAAATCGAAATATGGTAGGGCACTAAGATATTTGGAGAATAACGATCCAAATAATTGTTTAAAATATTTAAATCAACTGTTATATTTGTTAAAAAATTATGAGGATGATGAAAAACCATACTTTAACGAAAATTTAGCAAATAAAGTAATTTCTTTAAAAAACAATTTAGCATTAATAGAAAAAGCAAACAATTATTACAATTCGGGCAATTATAAAGAGGCTTTGAAGTTATACAAAAAAATAATAAATAAAAATCCAGAATTAAGGGAGATTCTTGGGATTAAACATAAAGAACTAATTGCAATTAAAAAAATTCCGACAGAAGAAATTCAAAAAATAGATGAATCACTAAAAAATGAGGAATTGGAAGAACTTAAACACGAAGAACAACCATCAGTAGAATCACACTTAACAAAAGCAAAGGAACTCTCATCAAATGCATTAAGTTTATTTAACCAAAATAAATTAGGGGATGCAATTGATAAATGGATGGAGGCAATTGAACAATATAAAAAAGCAAAAAAAATTGCAAAACTTAATGAGGATGAGGAAATAATGGGGCCGATAAATAAAAATATTAAGATATTGGTTAATAATGCTCTAAAAGCCGGAATTATGTTAATATGTGATGGATTGGGGTGTGACGTGCAAAATACATTAAGTAAGGTTAATGAATTTGAAAGTTTCTTAAATAGGCATAGGAATTATTTGGATGTGGAAGAATATGATCAGTATCAAAAGGTTCTTGGTGAACTTGGAATAAAGACAAAGTTAAAAATTGTTGAATTAGGAGTTGGTGAAGCAATTTCTTTAAAATCAAAAAATGACTACTTAAAAGCGAGAGAAATCCTGAAAAATGCCCTAAAATTATTAGAAAACGTTGAAAATGAAGTAAAAAGTAAAAAAATAAATATGTTCAACAAGCAAATAAATACTTTAAAAACTCAAATAGAGAATGAGTTATCGCATATTAAGAACATACTTTTAGAAGATGAATCTCCAATAGACATACAACTAAATCAAATAAATTCAACACCCGATAAGGAGAATAAAACCTAA
- a CDS encoding coenzyme F420-0:L-glutamate ligase, producing the protein MIKEKRKVEVIGLELPIFKGNECVNLAEIIAQYPLKDGDIVVIAETLISKLEGNILKKEDIEPSKEAVELAKKLGKEPEVMQVILDEAKEIVKIGKNFIITETKHGFVCANSGVDESNVNGIKPLPKNPDESAEKIRGEIEKITKKKVGVIISDSVGRPFRKGAVGVAIGVSGILALWDRKGEKDLFGRELKTTEVAIADELASMANVVMGEANEGIPVVIIRNAQVPFGDGKGRDLIRNKEEDVFR; encoded by the coding sequence ATGATTAAAGAAAAGAGAAAAGTGGAGGTTATTGGTCTCGAACTTCCAATCTTTAAAGGAAACGAATGTGTAAATTTGGCAGAGATAATTGCTCAATATCCACTAAAAGATGGAGATATTGTTGTTATCGCTGAAACATTAATATCAAAACTTGAAGGGAATATTTTAAAGAAAGAAGATATAGAACCATCAAAAGAGGCAGTAGAACTTGCTAAAAAACTTGGAAAAGAACCAGAAGTTATGCAGGTTATTTTAGATGAGGCGAAGGAGATTGTGAAGATTGGGAAGAATTTTATAATAACCGAGACAAAGCATGGTTTTGTTTGTGCCAACAGTGGGGTAGATGAGAGTAATGTAAATGGCATAAAACCACTCCCAAAAAATCCAGATGAAAGTGCTGAAAAAATAAGGGGGGAAATTGAAAAAATAACCAAAAAGAAGGTTGGAGTTATTATATCCGATAGTGTTGGAAGGCCTTTTAGAAAGGGAGCGGTTGGAGTTGCTATTGGTGTAAGTGGGATTTTGGCGTTATGGGATAGAAAGGGGGAGAAGGACTTATTTGGGAGGGAATTAAAAACAACAGAGGTTGCTATTGCTGATGAATTGGCAAGTATGGCTAATGTTGTTATGGGGGAGGCTAATGAGGGCATTCCTGTTGTTATTATTAGAAATGCACAAGTCCCTTTTGGTGACGGAAAAGGAAGGGATTTAATTAGAAATAAGGAAGAGGATGTTTTTAGGTAA
- a CDS encoding TfuA-related McrA-glycine thioamidation protein yields the protein MKIAIFSKLTLKEDEIKAIIDADVFPPIKRGDLLSPGMNKYDVIGIIDGVFLQNTAVGHREILYRLKEGKVIFGAGSMGALRASELDVYSMIGVGEVYKLYKEGAIVDDDEVAVTFDDDFNQISFSLVSFRFMVKNAVEKGLISKEEGDLLIKIAKSLYYPLRTFKNVLDKTDFSEEKKEKLLKFFESEEDIKRKDAFEMLYRIKDFVEKSN from the coding sequence ATGAAGATAGCAATATTCTCAAAACTTACATTAAAGGAAGATGAAATTAAGGCAATTATTGATGCTGATGTTTTTCCCCCAATAAAAAGAGGGGATTTATTAAGCCCAGGCATGAATAAGTATGATGTTATTGGCATAATTGATGGGGTATTTTTACAGAATACTGCAGTAGGGCATAGGGAGATTCTTTACAGGTTAAAGGAAGGCAAAGTTATATTTGGTGCTGGTTCAATGGGGGCTTTAAGAGCATCTGAGTTAGATGTTTATAGCATGATTGGGGTTGGAGAAGTTTATAAACTTTATAAAGAAGGGGCTATTGTGGACGATGATGAGGTTGCAGTTACATTTGACGATGACTTTAATCAAATATCCTTCTCTCTTGTCAGTTTTAGATTTATGGTAAAGAATGCTGTTGAAAAAGGATTAATTAGCAAGGAAGAGGGAGATTTATTAATAAAAATAGCAAAATCTCTCTACTACCCACTAAGAACATTTAAAAACGTCCTTGATAAGACAGATTTTAGCGAGGAGAAAAAAGAAAAATTATTGAAATTTTTTGAAAGTGAAGAGGATATAAAAAGAAAAGATGCCTTTGAGATGTTGTATAGGATAAAGGATTTTGTGGAAAAAAGTAATTAA
- a CDS encoding M48 family metallopeptidase — MRHFWLLLPLFVLIPQTFGVNMTVDLGDHAYLKVVSDKNISSYLEKNLKDYEDINSRFEDGKYKTYIKVKWNGKEFIYNISPIKKLGNFSYNVESDAYLSVVESKVNNNTLIAKVEPNYKIIILGVSLFIIIPLISGLLVVGYIRKLTKNLPKSIRERAEVNKKIAIFSILHMLLCVLLFIPALFICDLPALVVYLLNFGDVASAMTIIIGIYAIMVFFPMIFGVKYLLKIHDVKNRKGASLEVVGVLILPMIVGFFVIFQLPSYLPDGFYNVLENLPIPMRIAFWMVVGFIAFYIPGRLIGNVIIKKKERESYHEKILKLVNELTKKLNAKKFKEIKIIEGDMANAMVVGLLNEKLILTTKLINILNEDELKAILAHEIAHKKKKHIKIWLFVWLILGVFIFSSINYILDAIKKVFGDYWLIGISIFTIGYLSLFAIDMYLSRKREKEADIIASQIMSPKTYIKALAKIHYANYMPEKGFLNIFSTHPSMLKRAEFVGEKFGISKEEIKKIIDDAYNEVEKKVS; from the coding sequence ATGAGACACTTTTGGCTTCTACTACCTTTATTTGTTCTAATTCCACAAACCTTTGGGGTAAATATGACTGTTGATTTGGGGGATCATGCCTATTTAAAGGTGGTTTCTGATAAAAACATCAGTTCCTACTTGGAGAAAAACCTAAAAGATTATGAAGACATCAACTCAAGGTTTGAAGATGGAAAATATAAAACCTACATAAAAGTTAAGTGGAATGGGAAGGAGTTTATCTACAACATCTCTCCTATTAAAAAACTTGGAAACTTTTCCTATAATGTTGAGAGTGATGCTTATCTATCAGTTGTTGAATCAAAGGTAAACAATAATACATTAATTGCTAAGGTTGAGCCGAATTATAAGATAATTATTTTAGGCGTTAGTTTGTTTATTATAATTCCATTGATTAGTGGATTGTTGGTAGTTGGCTATATAAGAAAATTAACAAAAAATCTCCCAAAATCAATAAGGGAAAGGGCAGAGGTAAATAAAAAGATTGCCATCTTTTCCATATTGCATATGCTTTTATGCGTTTTACTCTTTATTCCGGCATTGTTTATTTGCGATTTACCAGCATTGGTTGTTTATCTCCTTAATTTTGGAGATGTGGCAAGTGCAATGACAATTATAATTGGGATATACGCAATAATGGTATTCTTTCCTATGATATTTGGAGTTAAGTACCTCCTAAAAATCCACGATGTGAAGAATAGAAAAGGAGCATCATTGGAGGTTGTTGGGGTTTTAATATTGCCAATGATTGTTGGATTTTTTGTTATATTCCAACTACCTTCATATTTGCCAGATGGGTTCTATAATGTTTTAGAAAACCTCCCAATACCAATGAGGATTGCATTTTGGATGGTCGTTGGATTTATTGCTTTTTACATTCCCGGAAGGTTGATAGGGAATGTCATAATAAAAAAGAAAGAAAGAGAGTCGTATCATGAAAAGATTTTAAAACTTGTGAATGAACTGACAAAAAAATTAAATGCAAAGAAATTTAAGGAAATTAAAATCATTGAAGGAGATATGGCAAACGCCATGGTTGTTGGACTTCTTAATGAAAAACTAATATTAACCACAAAATTAATCAATATTCTTAATGAGGATGAATTAAAGGCAATCCTTGCCCATGAGATAGCACATAAAAAGAAAAAACATATAAAAATTTGGCTATTTGTATGGCTTATTTTAGGGGTTTTTATATTTAGTAGTATAAATTACATCCTTGATGCCATTAAAAAGGTTTTTGGAGATTACTGGCTAATTGGGATTTCAATATTTACAATTGGCTATCTTTCACTATTCGCTATTGATATGTATTTGAGTAGAAAGAGGGAGAAGGAAGCAGATATTATTGCATCACAAATAATGAGTCCAAAAACATATATCAAAGCACTGGCAAAAATTCACTATGCAAACTACATGCCAGAGAAGGGATTTTTAAACATCTTCTCAACACATCCTTCCATGCTAAAAAGGGCAGAATTTGTTGGAGAGAAATTTGGAATATCAAAGGAAGAAATTAAAAAAATAATTGATGATGCATATAACGAAGTTGAAAAAAAGGTGAGTTAA